In a single window of the Anguilla rostrata isolate EN2019 chromosome 4, ASM1855537v3, whole genome shotgun sequence genome:
- the ntmt2 gene encoding N-terminal Xaa-Pro-Lys N-methyltransferase 2, producing MEYRGAHQAFRRRWKTTDNDLCKHSMSFVLHNTLRNEFFASYLYLLEQIPLVKLYPVTCEYIDGEKQFYARAQDFYKDVEPSEEGMMGDFIELSPIDLEGSRQFLKKFVGGPGKAGTQRALDCGSGIGRVTKNVLLPVFETMDMADMMEEFLLHAHESYLGSDNERIDVYYCYSLQELTPQVKKYDVIWMQWVACYLTDKDLMEFLIRAKASLKPNGVIIIKDNMARQGCKLDPVDSSIIRHLDIMKCIITKAGLDIIGVEKQEGFPEQMVPIWMIAMQ from the exons ATGGAGTACAGAGGAGCTCACCAAGCCTTCCGCAGGCGCTGGAAGACCACGGACAATGACCTCTGCAAGCACAGCATGTCTTTTGTCCTTCACAACACTCTCAGGAATGAGTTTTTTGCCAGTTACCTGTATCTTCTGGAACAGATTCCCCTGG TGAAACTTTATCCCGTTACCTGTGAGTACATTGATGGAGAGAAGCAATTCTATGCCCGGGCGCAAGACTTCTACAAAGACGTCGAACCCTCGGAGGAGGGGATGATGGGAGATTTTATAGAACTCTCCCCTATCGACCTTGAGGGCTCCAGGCAGTTCCTGAAAAAGTTTGTTGGG GGCCCTGGAAAGGCTGGAACGCAGCGTGCCCTGGACTGCGGCTCCGGGATCGGAAGGGTCACCAAGAACGTCCTCTTGCCCGTGTTTGAGACCATGGACATGGCTGACATGATGGAGGAGTTCCTGCTCCATGCGCACGAGAGTTACCTGGGCAGTGATAATGAGCGCATTGATGTATATTACTGTTACAGCCTGCAAGAGTTGACACCCCAAGTGAAGAAATACGATGTGATCTGGATGCAATGGGTTGCAT GTTACCTGACTGACAAGGACCTGATGGAGTTCCTGATCAGGGCCAAAGCCAGCCTGAAGCCAAATGGAGTCATCATCATCAAGGACAACATGGCCAGGCAAGGCTGCAAGCTGGACCCTGTTGACAGCAGCATCATCAGACACTTGGACattatgaaatgcatcatcacCAAAGCTGGTCTAGACATCATAGGAGTGGAGAAGCAGGAGGGCTTTCCTGAACAGATGGTGCCTATCTGGATGATTGCCATGCAGTAA
- the kifap3a gene encoding kinesin-associated protein 3a, with translation MQSEDARYLKRKVKGGNLDVHPTEKALVVQYEVEATILGEMGDPMLGERKECQKIIRLKSLNANTDIASLARKVVEECKLIHPSKLAEVEQLLFYLQNRRKPNGKEKREKRQVKPRDLTPFEGMEIDEEANINNIDDYVELLYEDIPEKVRGSTLILQLARNPDNLEELLQNETALGALARVLREDWKQSVELATTIIYVFFCFSSFSQFHGLITHYKIGALCMNIIEHELKRYDLWQDELQKKKKACEDDSDNQNVKKEYDKAFKKYQGLLTKQEQLLRVALYLLLNLSEDTRTELKMRNKNIVHMLVKTLDRENAELLVLVVSFLKKLSIFLENKNDMAEVDTIEKLAKLVPCEHEDLLNITLRLLLNLSFDTGLRNKMVQVGLLPKLTTLLGNEAQRQIAMCILYHISVDDRFKSMFAYTDCIPQLMKMLFECSEERLDAELISFCINLAANKRNAQLICEDNALKVLMKRALKLKDPLLMKMIRNISQHDGQTKQLFVEHVGDLAAQIRQDEEEEFVIECLGTLANLTIPDLDWELVLREYNLVPYLKDRLKPGSAEDDLILEVVIMLGTVSMDDSCAAMLAKSGIIPALIELLNAQQEDDEFVCQIVYVFYQMVFHQATRDVIIKETQAPAYLIDLMHDKNAEIRKVCDNTLDIIGVSILRPLAQQVNYIYIYIYTATPFTSAVFLSGSFDGCGKILRVKLLSRWRQISLNSSFAAATARSSEDGLRPLPLPPGPTRLAACALPIGPRPVSAASPLGPRLGGGAGGREYEEDWHTLLALLFLQEYEEDWHTLLALLSPAGEYEEDGNSLALLLCRSVEDMYGSVSQAGETRGFLATSGDRVEPFGRAESERPTFYSAGEREAGIKRTNKHERHFLSLFLQRALSANGSVLIRNVCREFPASERLSLTAVFLSVVADGIIPADGAISPEFFNDFHAQNGDTGPQAFPGSTSGDGFGSTAGTPGRPATAYGYRPDEQFFYGYGSSR, from the exons ATGCAGTCGGAGGATGCGCGATATTTAAAAAG gAAAGTAAAGGGGGGAAACCTAGATGTTCATCCAACTGAAAAGGCCCTTGTGGTTCAGTATGAAGTGGAAGCCACTATTCTGGGAGAAATGGGAGACCCTATGCTTGGGGAACGGAAGGAGTGCCAGAAAAT CATTCGCCTCAAAAGCCTAAACGCGAACACTGACATCGCTTCTCTAGCTCGCAAGGTCGTGGAGGAGTGCAAACTTATACACCCCTCAAAACTGGCCGAAGTCGAGCAGTTGCTGTTCTATCTACAGAATCGACGGAAACCGAACGGTAAAG AAAAACGAGAAAAGCGCCAGGTTAAACCGAGAGATCTGACCCCATTTGAAGGAATGGAG ATTGACGAGGAGGCCAACATTAACAACATAGATGACTACGTTGAGCTATTGTACGAGGATATCCCAGAGAAAGTAAGGGGCTCGACCCTGATCCTCCAGCTGGCCCGTAACCCTGACAACCTGGAGGAGCTGCTTCAAAACG AAACCGCGCTGGGAGCGCTGGCCCGGGTCCTCAGAGAGGACTGGAAGCAGAGCGTGGAGCTGGCCACAACCATCATCTACGTCTTCTTCTGTTTCTCAAG cTTTTCTCAGTTCCATGGTCTGATCACGCACTACAAGATTGGAGCACTGTGCATGAACATAATTGAGCATGAACTGAAGAGATATGACCTATGGCAGGATGAActgcagaaaaagaagaaggccT GTGAAGATGACTCTGATAACCAGAATGTGAAGAAGGAATATGACAAAGCATTTAAGAAGTACCAAGGACTTCTCACCAAGCAAGAGCAGCTATTACGAG TGGCCCTGTACCTGCTGCTCAACCTGTCTGAAGACACGCGCACCGAGCTGAAGATGAGGAACAAGAACATCGTGCACATGCTGGTGAAGACCCTGGACAGGGAGAACGCTGAGCTCCTGGTCCTGGTGGTGTCCTTCCTCAAGAAGCTCAGCATCTTCCTGGAGAACAAGAACGACATG GCCGAAGTTGACACCATCGAGAAGCTGGCCAAGCTGGTTCCGTGTGAGCACGAGGACCTGCTGAACATCACGCTGCGTCTCCTCCTCAACCTCTCCTTTGACACCGGCCTTCGCAACAAGATGGTGCAAGTGGGGCTGCTGCCCAAACTCACCACGCTGCTGG GGAACGAGGCGCAGAGACAGATAGCGATGTGCATCCTGTACCACATCAGCGTGGACGACAGATTCAAGTCCATGTTCGCCTATACGGACTGCATTCCACAG CTGATGAAGATGCTGTTCGAGTGCAGCGAGGAGCGTCTGGACGCTGAGCTCATTTCCTTCTGCATCAACCTGGCCGCCAACAAGAGGAACGCCCAGCTCATCTGCGAAG ATAACGCCCTGAAGGTGCTGATGAAGAGAGCCCTCAAGCTGAAGGACCCTCTTCTGATGAAAATGATCAGGAACATTTCTCAGCACGATGGCCAAACGAAGCAGTTGTTCGTC GAACACGTGGGGGACCTGGCAGCCCAGATCCGgcaggacgaggaggaggagtttgtgATCGAGTGCCTGGGCACCCTAGCCAACCTCACCATCCCCGACCTGGACTGGGAGCTGGTGCTGAGGGAGTACAACCTGGTGCCCTACCTGAAGGACCGCCTGAAACCGG GCTCGGCCGAGGACGACCTCATCCTGGAGGTGGTCATCATGCTGGGGACCGTCTCCATGGACGACTCCTGCGCCGCCATGCTGGCCAAGTCGGGCATCATCCCGGCCCTCATCGAGCTGCTCAACG CCCAACAGGAAGACGACGAATTTGTCTGTCAGATCGTCTACGTCTTCTACCAGATGGTATTTCACCAGGCCACCAGAGATGTGATCATCAAGGAGACCC AAGCCCCGGCGTACCTCATCGACCTGATGCACGACAAGAACGCGGAGATCCGCAAGGTCTGCGACAACACGCTGGACATCATTGGCGTGAGTATCCTCCGGCCTCTCGCTCAGCAAgtcaactatatatatatatatatatataccgcCACTCCTTTCACTTCAGCCGTGTTCTTAAGTGGCAGCTTTGATGGATGTGGTAAAATCTTACGTGTGAAATTGCTTTCTCGATGGCGTCAGATATCTCTAAATTCTTC GttcgccgcggcgacggcgcgCTCCTCCGAGGACGGTCtgcggcccctccccctcccgccggGCCCGACGCGTCTCGCGGCGTGCGCTCTCCCCATTGGCCCGCGGCCCGTCTCCGCTGCCTCTCCGCTCGGCCCGAGATTgggaggaggggcgggcgggcgg gagtATGAGGAGGACTGGCATACTCTCTTAGCCCTGCTCTTCCTGCAGGAGTATGAGGAGGACTGGCATACTCTCttagccctgctctctcctgcagga gagtATGAGGAAGATGGCAACTCTCTAGCCCTGCTCCTCTGCAGGA GCGTAGAGGACATGTACGGTAGCGTCTCGCAGGCGGGGGAGACCAGAGGATTCCTGGCCACGAGCGGGGACCGGGTGGAGCCCTTCGGACGGGCGGAATCCGAGCGTCCGACTTTCTACAGCGCCGGTGAGCGGGAGGCCGGCATCAagcgcacaaacaaacacgagCGCCATTTTCTCTCGCTGTTTCTGCAGCGTGCCCTTTCTGCAAATGGCTCCGTGTTGATCAGAAACGTGTGTAGGGAGTTCCCTGCGAGCGAACGTCTGTCCCTGACggctgttttcctgtctgttgtTGCAGACGGGATAATCCCGGCGGACGGCGCCATCAGCCCGGAGTTCTTCAACGACTTCCACGCTCAGAACGGGGACACGGGGCCGCAGGCCTTCCCCGGCAG TACAAGTGGAGATGGGTTTGGATCGACTGCCGGAACCCCGGGACGTCCTGCCACAGCCTACGGGTACCGTCCGGATGAGCAGTTCTTCTATGGATATGGGTCATCCAGATAA